GTGGCGTGGCTCTTCGAGTCAATCGCCACCTCATAGTCAAAGGTGAAAAACATGGTTGACACCTATCATTCAGACCAAGAAAAGTTCTACTACGTGACCGAAGTCGCCTTCGGCACTGTCCCAGCAAGTCCAGCGATGCTGGGTCACTCCTGCAGTTTAGTGGAGCCCGACATCAACCCGAACAACATTCGCGTGGCTGGCACAGGCTCAGTGGACATAGCCGCGCTTAAGCGGGGGTTGCGGCAGCCCGTTTTGCGAGTGAAGTATCCTTTGCCTTCCGACGCACCCATCAACCTGCTCCAATACGTCAAACAAGAACTAAACGTGAGCCTTTCATTGCAGGTGCTCTACTACAAAGACATCTTCATCTCCGCCACCGACATCGTCAGCCTGCTCTACAAGGGCGCAAGATTCAACAAGGCAGTCCTAACCTGCGACATCGACGGCATCATCGAATGCGACGCCGAGTTCCCAGCCCAAGACATCGAAGTCACCACAGCAAAAATCACAGGAGCCACATACACCGAATACGCAGGCGCCATCTCAGGAAGCGAGAGCTACGTCAAAATCGGCGGCGCAACCTGCGAACGCGTCACATCTTGGAAACTGCAAATCGACAACAACTGCAAACCCGTCCCAGTCATCCGCTCAGTTAACGGGCACATAGCCAAGTATCTGCCATGGGGCAAACGGCTTTTGACAGGCGAACTCACGTTTGAGTTTGAAAGCAAGCAGGAAGCCGACGACATCTTAGCGGATACGGAACAGTCCAGTTTGGAGTTTGGATTGGGCGGAGCCAACAAAGTCAGCGTGGAGCACACCAAATGGGACGACTTTAGCCTAAGCGGGAAAGCAGAGGACCTGATTTACGCAAAAGCGTCGTTCACGGCGAGAGGACCACTTAACATTTCATAGTTATGGAGGGAGCAAGAATGGTAGAAGTGAAAGTTTTGGAGAATTTTGGTCGCGAAGCTGCACTGCGCAAGAAATGGCTCAAAACATGGGAGACACTTGGCGTTAGGATTCTGAAGCTGCCCAAGTGGATGCAGGACATCGTGCTTGAAGACGTGAACACAGCCGTCAGAAACCGAATCGCAACAATGGAGATGATTGAAAACGCGCACAGAAAAAATCGAGCTTGACGGCAGATTCGGCGAGGAATACAAGGGCACTTACACGTTTGCTGAGATTACGTGGGCGAAGCGGAACCGCATCATCCAAAAACACACCAGATACAACCGACTCAGCGGGGACGTGGAGAGCAGCGACTTCATAGCGATTCAAGCGGAAACCATCATGGCGAGTTTGCATGGGCAGCCAGCATCTAAGCCCATCACGCTTGAGAAGCTTCTGGGCGAAGAGGACGGCGTCCCAATCGAGCTTGGCGAACTCTTCTCTAAGGTAGTAAACAGGCTAAACGGTGTGTCTCGGGAGGATTTGCGTTTTTTACTAGAGCAGTTAGACGAGGAAAACCGCACAGTGCTCTTTCAGAGTTTCGGTTATGTAAAGAATTCGGCTGGACACCAACCCAGCTTGCAAGGCAGCCAGCCAGAACAGTGCAGGAGTTCTGCCATATCTTGAACGTGATGGATGAAATGGCGGAGGAAGAGAAACGGAAGGCGGAGCGTGATGCGAGACGGCGGTAGAAGTAACATGTGACATTGAAGGCGTGGAAGAGTTCAAGGCTGCCCTGCAGCGATTTGATAGTGGCATGCAGCGTCAGGTTCACAGTCAACTG
This genomic window from Candidatus Bathyarchaeota archaeon contains:
- a CDS encoding phage tail tube protein; this encodes MVDTYHSDQEKFYYVTEVAFGTVPASPAMLGHSCSLVEPDINPNNIRVAGTGSVDIAALKRGLRQPVLRVKYPLPSDAPINLLQYVKQELNVSLSLQVLYYKDIFISATDIVSLLYKGARFNKAVLTCDIDGIIECDAEFPAQDIEVTTAKITGATYTEYAGAISGSESYVKIGGATCERVTSWKLQIDNNCKPVPVIRSVNGHIAKYLPWGKRLLTGELTFEFESKQEADDILADTEQSSLEFGLGGANKVSVEHTKWDDFSLSGKAEDLIYAKASFTARGPLNIS